aaaagaaaccaagggacagtgctcaggccctgagttcaagccctaggactggcaacaaacaaacaaacaaacaaaaaacattattaGAGAGCTAGCTACCGAAGAGATCTGATGTGATCTCTAGCTCCCTGATGAAACAGGTATAACCTGTAGGCCAGAGGCTAACATTGGTGTCCAAAGCCAGTTAAGGTATTCATTGTGCTGCAGAATGTGAACCCAAGGCCCAAGTGAGGAAAAGCTTGATGGGGAAGGCTCTAGATCAGCCAAGAAGAGAGCAGACTGGCTCAAGCTTCCTTTAGCAGTGTTCTTCATGTGTAATCCAGAACCAATGGCTTGAGCACCTCTCTTGAGTCTATCTGTAGGAGGCAGCTTGCCATgctacagcaaaactctggaggCTGGGCTGCTTTGTACAGAAAAGATGTCTATAGTTTCAGGGACCTGAATCTGGTGATGATCTTGTTGGCAAACTCCCAAAGTAGCATAGGGCATCCCATGGCAAGAGAGGGAAAATGCAAGCATGCatggtctctcttctctcttcctcttctcataAAGCCGCAAGATTCAATCATGGGGGCTTCACCCAAATGATGTAATCAACTCCCAGACCCCTCACCTCTGAACACTATAGTTGGATTAAGCTTTTACCCCTTTTAATATCTCACAAAAGGGATAAAATTTCAGTATATGAGCCAAGTGTGGGTGGCTCAGTCCTATAATCCTCcctacttaagaggttgagatctggaggatcacattGAAAAGCCATCCCAGAAAATTGTCTCCAAAACTTCATcttcaaaacaaccagcaaaaaagctgggctggaagtgtagctcaagtagtatagcccTAGgtcaaacaataaaaacaaaatcagcatCCAAGCCTTTGAGGGACATACTCAAACAGtatccaaaccatagcactgCCTCCCAGATAGGCAAATTCTTAGGTCCCACTTTATCTCCTGAGACTAAAGGTCAAGAGGCTGGGAATCCATCCATGTCTTTAGCAAGTCCTCTGGGTAAGAGgctgggtgaggagggaggaaggggaaagctaCGGTGATTGCGGTCCCATGGATGGGGCACTGCCAGGGAACTGTGACCTCTGGGACGGTCATTCATCTTCTATGGACCTGTGTTCTCATGTGTAGAATGGACATGATCTGCACTCCTGTGGCTTCCTCCACATTTCTCACCCTTCTTCgtttcctcctcaccccccccccctccccaactgcAGTGGACCCTCATGCGGTGTGGTTGCTCCAAGGTTGGCTCTTCCAGCACCAGCCAGAGTTTTGGGGAAGTGCCCAAATCAGAGCTGTGCTGCATGCGGTGCCCCAAGGTCGCCTCCTGGTCCTGGACCTGTTTGcagaaagccagcctgtgtaCCTCCACACAGCCTCCTTCTATGGCCAGCCCTTCATCTGGTGCATGCTGCATAACTTTGGGGGTAACCATGGCCTGTTTGGAGCCCTGGAGGCTGTGAACCGAGGCCCCAAGTCTGCTCGCCTCTTCCCCAACTCCACCATGGTTGGCACTGGCATAGTTCCTGAGGGCATCGGCCAGAATGAAGTTGTTTACGCCCtcatggctgagctgggctggcgGAAGGATCCCGTGCCCAATTTGGAGGCCTGGGTGACCAGCTTTGCTGACCGGCGGTACAGAGTTGACCAGCCCAATGCAGAGGCAGCCTGGAGGCTGCTGCTCAGGAGCGTCTACAACTGCTCCGGGGAGGGCTGCAGAGGGCACAATCACAGCCCACTGGTCCGGCGGCCTTCCCTCCGGCTAAATACCACTGTGTGGTACAACCGATCAGACGTGTTTGAAGCCTGGCGGTTACTAATGACAGTGGCTCCCTCCCTGGCCACCAGCCCAGCCTTCCGCTACGACCTGCTGGACATCACCCGGCAGGCGGTGCAGGAGCTGGTCAGCTTGTACTTTGAGGATGCAAGGACTGCCTACCTGAAGCACGAGTCCCTTCCCTTATTTAGGGTTGGAGGTATCCTGGCCAATGAGCTTCTGCCTGCCCTGGACGAGTTGCTGGCTAGCGACAGCCGCTTCATGCTGGGCAGTTGGCTGGAACAGGCCCGGGCAATGGCAGGGAGTGAGGCAGAGGCCTATTTCTATGAACAGAACAGCCGCTATCAGCTGACCCTGTGGGGGCCAGAGGGCAATATCTTAGACTATGCAAACAAGCAGCTGTCCGGACTTGTGGCTGATTACTACCAGCCTCGCTGGAGGCTCTTCCTAGAGAACCTGATGACCAGCCTGGACCAGGGCATCCCTTTCCAGCAGCACACGTTTGACCAGAAAGTCTTCCAACTGGAGCAGGCCTTTGTTCTCAGCAAGAAGAGATATTCAAGCCAGCCCAAAGGTGACACTATAGACCTAGCCCAGAAGATCTTCCTCAAATATTCCCCCAGAGCATTTACTGGCTCCTTAGGATAGCCTCCTTCCCAGACCACAGCCGGGCAAGAGCCTGGGGCTAGAAAAGGATCAGAGGAATCCATAGGCCTTAGAAGAACACAGAAGGCCTGCCTGTGGAGCTGGTAAGCTCTTGGCTTGGAGGGAAATAAGCTGTCTTCCATGACCACCTGAAATTTGGGATTAAAGTACTGTTTTCTGTCAACTTAATAAATGGGTAAAGCAGCCCAGGTCTGTCAGAATGAaaaggtcctggggctgggaatatggcctagtggtaaagtgcttgcctcatatacatgaagccctgggtttgattcctcagcaccagatatgtagaaaaagctagaaatgaagctgtggctcaagtggtagagtgccagccttgagcagaaagaagccagggacagtgctcatagccctgagttcaagccccaggactggcaaaacaacaagaaTGAAAAAGTCCTTCCTGTGATAATCAGGGCTACTGTATGGGTCCTGGCATGGCTCTATTTCTCTCCAcctcttgcctcagtttctccgTGTAAATTCTAACCTCTCACCAGTGAACTTGAAAAGGGCATTTACTTCCACAGTGCCACAACAAAGCGgaaactcttccttttttttcctttttctttttgctggtcctagggcttgaactctgggcctgggtgctgtccctgagcatcttttgctcaaaggattGACTCCAACTCTATATTCCCTGGTGTATACAGACATCAGACAAGCCATCAGAGATATGCTCAGACTGCCTTACCCAGGCAGGGCAATCCATGCAAGCTTGGCTCTAAACATTCCATGTGGGCCCTCTCCCAAAGACATCTCACCTCCCCAGACCTAATGGCTTTATCATTAACTTCTGCCTCCTGGCTCACATCCCATAAAAACCCAACTCCTCTCCAATCTCCAAGCCCATGGGAAGGCTATACCCCGGCTACTGTATCTCAATAAGTAGTCCTCACCTGTGGAAGATCGAgtctggcctgtttccttcctttctacacAATTTTCCTAACACTCAAGGCTGGGCCCTGCCGAGCCAGCGGCTttgaacaggaatcctgactgagggcggccaggattaaggaaaaggaaaaatacaagacaagagaaaaaagacaagaggcaaagatggggtacgagaggtctgcatctcgagtttgaaactcaagactgcagcaacagtttattttcaactcccagcttatatgcagttttggaaccagggaatagcatagggttgttaaaattccagaacacaaagaggcttagaagtttgcaacatttgattacagtaaacacaaggtaacaaagcaattccagacaGAGGCTGTGGACAAGtatctttgcctttagcatatcctggcggtaacagcacaaccagaggtgagaatgaaccTAGCtccaggtttggctcccgacatagCTCGGCCCCGGACAAGGGCGAGAATGAGTTTAGCTGCAAGTATGGCTTCCGACATTCTGGCGACgttggcacagccagaggtcaggatgagcttagctgctagcttggctcccgacactgggccctatcacttgagccacaactccttttCGAGCTTTGtgattaaatggaggtaagagtctcatggactttcctgccctggctggctttgaatggtgatccttggatctcagccttctgagtagctaggattacaagcctgagccaccagcatccagctggcAACTCTTAATTGTTCCTGGGAATAGAGACCAACTAGGAAATTGCCCATTTGAGAACCCAGGCCTCCTGCTGCCCAAATCTGTGCTCTTCTGCCCCACTCCACCCCTCATGTCAGCAACTGGGACAGTTGATATATAGTCTGGGTCCTCTCACAGCTTTGACTTGCAGTATgaaggggagagccaggcagGGGGTTGAAAGGATCAGCCTTGAGATTGCAGAGCAGTCACATAGACATAACAAGGGGTGGAGATGCCTTGAAGGCAGGGGCGGGGCAAAGTAGATGATGTCCTTGGGACTTTCACTTGGGATTCCAAGTGTGCTCAAACCTCCCTCCAGCCCTGTCACCATGGACCGCACTGTGGTGCTCATCACTGGCTGCTCCTCCGGCATAGGCCTGCACTTGGCTGTCCGGCTGGCCTCAGACCCTTCTAGGAGCTTCAAAGGtatatggggggcggggggagcggtttagtggtagagtgattgcctagcatgtatgaagccccgggtttgattcttcagcaccacataacaagccagaagtggcgctgtggctcaagtggcagagtgctagccttgagcaaaaagaagccagggatagtgctcaggccctgagttcaagccccaggacttctc
This sequence is a window from Perognathus longimembris pacificus isolate PPM17 chromosome 17, ASM2315922v1, whole genome shotgun sequence. Protein-coding genes within it:
- the Naglu gene encoding alpha-N-acetylglucosaminidase is translated as MEAAALAAALGLLLLAGAGGSAGDEAQEAAAVRALVARLLGPELAASFLVSVERALAAESGLDTYSLSGGGAAPVRVRGSTGVAAAAGLHRYLRDFCGCQVTWSSPQLHLPRQLPEVPKELTEATPNRYRYYQNVCTQSYSFVWWDWARWEQEIDWMALNGINLALAWNGQEAIWQRVYLALGLTQSEISNYFTGPAFLAWERMGNLHTWGGPLSSFWHVKQLHLQHQILERMRSFGMTPVLPAFAGHVPKAITRVFPHAKVTQLGSWGHFNCSYSCSFLLAPEDPIFSIIGSLFLRELTKEFGTNHIYGADIFNEMQPPSSEPSYLAAATAAVYEAMTTVDPHAVWLLQGWLFQHQPEFWGSAQIRAVLHAVPQGRLLVLDLFAESQPVYLHTASFYGQPFIWCMLHNFGGNHGLFGALEAVNRGPKSARLFPNSTMVGTGIVPEGIGQNEVVYALMAELGWRKDPVPNLEAWVTSFADRRYRVDQPNAEAAWRLLLRSVYNCSGEGCRGHNHSPLVRRPSLRLNTTVWYNRSDVFEAWRLLMTVAPSLATSPAFRYDLLDITRQAVQELVSLYFEDARTAYLKHESLPLFRVGGILANELLPALDELLASDSRFMLGSWLEQARAMAGSEAEAYFYEQNSRYQLTLWGPEGNILDYANKQLSGLVADYYQPRWRLFLENLMTSLDQGIPFQQHTFDQKVFQLEQAFVLSKKRYSSQPKGDTIDLAQKIFLKYSPRAFTGSLG